The window TACTGCTCAGAAACTGAATGAAATCTAAGGCACTTTACGTGACCTTGCGTGAAAAATGAGCCGTGATCCCTCCAAATCCCATTCATTGCCCATAGTGAAGTTGATCCAGTGGCTCTAATCCAGGGCCTACATCAATGAATAGTGGACTGAAACACTGTATCATAGCATCATTTGATTAAAGCTTCTTTTGAATGGATCATATTTTGGGTATTCATCAATAGGTGCTTTTGGGAGAAGATTATCTGACTAGGGAGCTAATCAGGTAACAGGTCACAACTGTCTTTTTCAGATTTGTTTGATACTATGGCATCTTTGTACTCTGAATACAACCACAGTTTCTCCCTGAATTCAAAACGAAGTGGTTTTAACAAACCACTGTGTTAATGTAAGTGTTGAAACCCTTGCTTTCTCGCTGTATGATATTTTGCTTTTGGTGTGTCAGGGCAATTGTACTTTCCATGTAAAAGCAGCCCTTTTATGACTTGTCGTGGGCAGATGTGCCTAGCACGAAAACAAGAGGGCGGAGGCGACCAATGGCGCCAGGCAGTCAAATACATAGGTAATGATCTTGGTTCAAAAACCTCAATTTGACGAAATGTACCAAGTTACGTATTAGCATAAATTAGAAAACATGGTGAACTTGTGAACAATGTCATTTAGTTGCTCCATTCCATAAATAGGATATAAACATGTCAGTTGTTTTATTTTCTGTTATAGAGATGCCAGAGCGACCACAGCATTGCAAATAACAAGGATTAAATTTAGCTTATACCGTAAGATGCAAAATGTTGCTTTGTAGTAATTATTGAAACAAAGTTTATCTTTGGAATGTGTCATTTATTTAAGCATTAGTACTAGTCTGTTTAGTTATGTGATGCAACTCTcccaatattttttatttttgatcttGATCTCAATGCTGATTACTACGCCCGTCATCACTCTTCCTCTACACACCTCCTGCCTGGCCAACATATGATCCCTTCAATCCCTGTTACTTTGTTGCGTTCCAGGGGTTATAGTCAGCTAAGGGGCCGCCAGATTTAACCAGGATTAGCCCTAGATTTCTCTGGATTATGCAGGCTGGAGTAGGATTAAACCTGATTGCCAGATTTTTCCGGTTTGCCGGGCATATTTCAAAGTGTCTGTATATCAGGTTGTGTTTGAATGAagagtgagtgtgtgtatgtgttgtcTCCATTGGGCACACTGTTCTGTTTGAAAGCTCAGATTTAATGTTTGTGTTTGACTAGCAGGGTGTTTAAAATACCTGTGATTAAAATGTTCACTGTTGCCCACTAGTAGACGTTACTTAACTCCAGTATCCAGTTCTATCAGGTGCCAGTAAGCTTCTGCATTCTTAGTAGTCATTGCACTTGAATCACCAACTATCTTTGACAATGAGTCCATGCTTTATTGTCATTGCAAATCACTGTCAGACTGTAAAACAAGAAGTTCTAATGTCTTAAATGCAATGTGACTGATTGCTCTACATATCATCCTTGCAGAAGACATGATTCACTGGTGAAACATCTACTATAATCAGGGGTGCACATACGTTTTTTAGCTtggttctcataagagtacctggagatttggtttggtcctgACACTACAtatagtgtgacccattaaatataactcATTAAATATAAAAAGTGTATTAAAAAGAGTGATAATAATGTTATAGAACTTTATTTTCTATAAACAAAGTGtggtaatacttaaataaaaaggtagtattaaataataataataataataataataataactattattttatagtaaacctaaaaataatatgataatatttactttttaatttgaattttcatcattttgaaacCTGATttagcaagcttttattttggcgggttgctGGCAAGCAAGTATACACACTCCCGCCGGGTTTCACGCTTCCGAATAAAGAGTGTTCGGTCAGTGACGAGCGTCAGTGAATGAAATGTCATGTTTTGCAGCAAATAGCCTAGAATTATGCTTTCAGTTTGAATAGAAATCttatacagtattacagtttgtcaatctaaaatgcacattttcttattttggtcaCGCATGCGGACCTGCGGAgcacttatgtgcacccctgacTATAATATAACAATTGCCACAATTGGGATTTGTCAGATTACACTGACAAAAAATGTTGACCAAACAATTGTGCTGTTACTgaatctaccagcaggggctaactGCCGACACTACCCCTGTTTCGTAGAGAAGTCGTCATTGCTGCAGCCTTACACTGAGACTTTATGTAAGCTTTGATAAGAGAGTATCAGCTAGGGTAATAGTTGCAGATGTAACCAGAAGAGTTGCAGAGAATGCGTTCGGGTGTATCAGAGAGAGCCAAAGCAGGTCACAAACAGACGGCTACATGGCTGGCCAGCGAATGACTCAGAGGCAGAAGAGCTTGAAGGTGTCTGGGTCAAATTCCGAACCACAGACCTGCTATTTATAACGCTCACCACAGGCCACGCTACCACAGCAATTGTGACTTCATGAATAATCTGCTTTCATCAAACACCCAGCGCTCTACCTCTTCCCCCGTCTTAATGGAGACACTAAGGGCAAAGAGCGCATCTTTTCAGCGACTAAACGACGACTCGTGGCCTTTCAAGTCTGAGAGTTGTCATGTTTTAAAAATGCAAGCTTTCTACAACAAGCTCATGTGTAGACGGCTGTTTGGTGAGCTGATCCGCAGAGTGGCGGGGTGCTGGTAGCTACTGTGAAGTCATGCAGCCTATAGTTGACTTGCTAATCACTGTTCCTCTGAGACAGCTCAAGCGACGGTGTGACTGCTGATGATTGAAGCTCTCTTGCGAGTTGGGCGAGTCGTCTGACTGTCAGAGATGAAAGAATGTTTGCAGTTTACCTGCAGCATCAAACGGCATCTGCCTCGCTCTTTCCCCCGCTTCTCGCACGTAGCTCCTCTCTTCCCGTTTCCACAGTAGTCATGGTTACCCCCGCAACAGAGCGCGCTTGCCGGAGCTGTCAGGGCGTCGCGCTCAGATCACCTCGCGCAGGTCGTTTCGGCACGCAGTTCCCACTCGTGACACTGCGCTTCAATTTGGCTTTGATTAAGTCAGCCCGGGAAGCATCTGGCTCTTTCACCAGCACGGGGGCTCGTGTAATTTGGCAGAATAACCGAAGGAGAATAAAACCCCTTCCTGGGGGGTGAGGGGACGTAAATACATCTTGCTTATCCAATTTCTCACCGCTCTGAATGGAAGCGGCGCAAAATGCAGCAAATCTGCCACTGGTGTTGGGGGAAGAATTAGCCCCTCAGGTGTGAGGTGACACTGAAACAGCACGCTCTCTGAGATTAGCCTGCTTTACAGTCGATATCCAGCTGTAGTGTAAATTTTGCCAAGGTAATTGGCTCTTTTCAGTGACTGATATCTGACCACTCATGTGAGCGGTAATGGTTCTCAGAACCGCTACGGAAAACAAGAGGCTGCTTTCCGTAAGGGGGTGCGATGGGGGATTATGGAGTATAGATGGGCTGATAGACACACTTGAAGCGTAATTGTATTGTGGATGATTGAGGGACAGGAAGTAgatttgttttgtcttatttgcatttttttcctTCAGTCAGAGCAGGTGAATGAAATTAGTAGTGTGATTTGTGGCGGGATGGAGAGCGAGTGAAAAGAGAGTGATAAACAGATGCGGGATACAGGGAAAGAGATGAATGAGTGTGAGAACGAGGGAATCTGAGTGAAGGAGGGTGTGAAGAGGCTATCTAGCTTCGAGAGAAATGGTGTGTGTTTGTAGGGAGTGGAGCTTGCACTACATTATTGTTGCTGTGTACACATGTCAACACATTATATGGATTGTTGGTAATGTTGAAAACTTGATGGACAGATGGCTTTCCTGTTGGATAAAGAAAAAAGAGAGGAAATGGAGATCATggttagatcacccaaaaatgattattctgtcattaaatcctcactctcatgtcgttccaaacccataagaccttcgttcatctttagaacaaaaGTTAAGATATTTGTAttgaaatctgagagttttctgacattgcatagacaacaatgcaactgatacattcaaggcccagaaaggtagtaaagacattgttaaaatagtccatgtgaaatcaatggttcaaatgtaatgttacaaaGCTACATAAATAATGaccttattcaacaatttctcctCTTCCATGTCAGACTTCGACCcacattcatgagagtaccacgacgcatgcatgcgcactgtcacatggactttcATACTgtctttctgggtcttgaatgtgtcagttgcattgctgtctatgcagggtctgatAACTATTAGATTTCATctgtcttaagggtttggaatgacatgagggtgagtaatcaataacagaattttcatttttgggtgaactacctctTTAAGACGATGAGTTGAAAGTCTGAATGTGTACCAGGCCCATCGTTATTGTAGACTTTTCATTGTATCTCTGGGAGAGGGTACCAAACATAAATATTTTGCCTCGGGTCGCCTGAATTTTAGACACGACCATAGTGTGAGCACCAGCATACTGTGACAAGAGCATGCAACAGGGAGAAGCAGATTGAGGGATTTGGCCCTTTCGCTTTTTTCAGGGATGGATAAGAACAAACTGTCCTAGTCTGTTCTGTGTATCGATGCTGTACTGTCTCAAGAGTAGTTGGCCTCATACTTTTTGTTTGCCTTTCTTTCTCATAATGCCCTGTAAGCAAATCATTCTCCGGCTAATCAAAAAAATTGCTGATTTCAAAGGCATCTATTCCAACCTCATTCGAAACTaatcaatataatttttttttaattgcaactgatttttataatatataaaattagtcaataaatatcaataaatatTTCTGCAATTAATGTGTGCAGCTACTGGATAAATACTTTGAATATGCTATTGAGAGTACAATCTTCAATCTTCACAATCTTTAGTAATGATGCTATAAGGTGTGGGAGACCTTGCTATAGTGTGAAATGTAAAGTTCATTGTTAGGCAAGATTCACAGAGGAATGTTTTGCAAAAAAGCTTTATTTACTATAAATGACAGCCTTGAGCCTTTATAATAAAAACAGAAGTcacataatttaattaaaattatatattttttaaatccagAAAACGTACTCATGAGAAATAACTAAGGTTAATAGTGGGCCTCTTTAAGTTCTGTGCAGTAACATCCACAATAGCTACTGTATGTGAACAGGTGTTTTGTGTCATAGTTGCTATAGTGCACAGCTGGAACAATGTATTGACCAATTCACATCCGAGACTGTAACTATCATTAACATTCTTGACTCTATTGTTGTTGTACACCAAAGAAAGAGATGCATTTCTCGGCTGCATCTGTACCACTGAAGCCTTttttctccctctctttctctctggttTCCTTTGTCTGGTGCTCCTCCAGGATCGCTAGTGTGCCAAAATCACGCCTCGCTCTCGCTTTCTCGTCTCACTCTCTGGCTTTCCCTCATATTTCCCCAAGACTGCAATCGATAGAGGCGTCTGTGATCAGGTTGCCACGTGTGATTCATTTGGGTAACCTTGACTACGGTTTGATGTGCGTGTGGACTTGGCTTGGCTAGCTGCAGCGTGAGTCAGAGAAAGCGTGTGCCGTGCAGGAGCTGGTCTGCTTACAGTATTGATTTGCCTGGGCAGCCAAGAGGGGTTTCACCTCTTCCTGCAATGAGTGCCCCAAACTACTTCAGAGTTTTTATAGGGACTTGCATAATTTGTGTGAGATTAGCAACCTTGAATGGTTTTGTATTGAATATCTGATGATTTGAATGGTTAAATGAATGATGATTTGAATTATTCACAATAATTTTAAATGCACCTTTTTAAAATACACCTTGTATACCACTgaacatttattaaaatgatcCTTGTAATATACTGTAGTATACCATATGTGTGTTAAACAATGATTGTATACAATTGTGTACATCTTTCATGAGTATTTGGACTCTGTAATGTATACTAATAGAGCattttttacatatattattATAAGTCAGGCCTATTGCAACACTCTTGTAAGAATATGTAATAGGCCTCTTATCTACCAAGGGTCCTTGGCCTAAAAAAGGGtgtttaaatatcttaattttctACATAAGATTAAGGCACACAATATTAATAAACCTCAATTCAAAATCACTAATGCCTTATTTCTTCCTGTTTTCTCCTTTTCACAGAACTCCATCAGACACAACCTCTCCCTACATACCCGCTTCATCCGTGTTCAGAATGAGGGAACAGGAAAAAGTTCCTGGTGGATGCTTAACCCAGAGGGTGGAAAGATGGGCAAAGGGCCCCGAAGACGAGCTGTATCCATGGACAACGGCACTAAGTACCTGAAGAGCCGAGGCCGAGTCAGCCGGAAGAGAGCAGGAGCTGTGGGAATGGGCCGAGAGCTTGGAGGACCCGGAATACAGGGATCGCCAGAACATGGAAGCCCAGCTGGTAAGGGAGTAATGGGAGTTGGGGGTGAAGAGTTTGATGCCTGGACAGACCTCCACTCCAGAACAAGCTCATCTGCGTCAACATTAAGTGGATGCTTGTCTCCTATTCTGGCTGAGACAGAACCTGATGAACCAGAGGAAGGAGGACTCTCCTGCTCAGCCTCCCCACGACTCTACCCTAGCCCCACCAGCACAAGATCTCCAGCCCTTGGAACTGGAGGACACTGTCCATCTGTCGAGCTCCCGCACCTAGCTGATCTAACTGGAGCCATCAGCTTGGAAGAGGGCTTCTCCCAACCTCTATCACTTAAGCGCAATGGCTATCACTACGGCCCTGGACCCAAAGGAGAGACCTCCTACTGTGGAACGGTCTATGGCCAACCATCCATGGGCATGCTTAGGCATCATACGCCTATGCAGACAATTCAGGAAAATAAGCCTACCAGCTTCCAGCGTGCTCTTAGGGCGTACTCAGAGAACAATGCCCTTGAAAGTCTACTTGCTGGAGGGCCACAATACTGTGGTAAGGACATGGTTGTGGGGCAAGGAGCAGCGTCCCATTCCCTTATGTCACAATCCAACAGCGCTGTGCACTCTCATGGCCACAATCAGAGCCATAATCACAGCCAGAATCACAATCACAACCCAGAGCATGGCCACAATCACAATTCCAGTCAGAGTCTTCACAACGGCCATGGAGTAACCCACGAGCAAACCCCAAGTCATCATCACAATCCCAATCAAGCTCATAATAAGCATCACCCGGGTCTCGACTACAATCACCACAAACACCACCGTGGCCATGACTATGTTCAATCCCATGACCACAAACTCAATGCTAGTCCCAATCCTAACCACATGCACAATCACCTGCAATCCAGACAACCGGACCTTTCTCCCAGGGTGAACAATGACATGTTACAACCCTACAACCACAAATCCCCTAGCCTTTATGGCTCACGTGCTCACCTCCCTTCGACTGCCCTGCCTCCCAACCCTGCCAGTGTCTTGGATGTACCCCAAGACCCATGTCGCCTGGCTTCAGCCCCACACCCTCGCCATCAGTCCTACCCAGGTTCTCACCTCCACCAGGGCATGACGGAACCCTGGCAGGGATATTACCACCACACATCACAGAATCCTAATTATCATGGCAACCACCAAGCTAACCATCACCAGGATCCTCACAGTCGGTTGCAGTCTGAGCTGGAGATGGATGTGCACCAGAGCAGTCTGGATTGCGATGTGGAGTCCATCCTCCTGAATGACTTCATGGACTCAACGGAGGGTATGGACTTTAATTTTGACGGGTCGCTATCACAGGGTGTTGGCATGGGAATGGGTTTGGGAATGGGAATGGGAGTGGGGGTTTTTGCAGGGCCTCAGCAATCACACAACAGCCAGAGTTGGGTGCCTGGGTGAACTGTGGGGGCATTAAGGACCTACATATAGGCAAACATTCAACCATACAGCCTTCTGAAGGGCAGCGGGTCAAGTCAAATCAAATGAACAAATTGACCAAGATTCCCTTTTGCTGATGTCAGATTCTGGACTCATAATTATTCCTTGCCCCATCCCTTAAAATCCCCCTCCCTGCTGTGGGATAATGTCATAGCGCCCTAACAGTCCTTTCTGTGGTTCATGTCCTTCAGTTTGTGCTCAATTCATCACCTCCATGTCTTTCTGGGCAAAAGCTCTGAAGCACTTTACATCGCCATCCATTCCGATGCTGTAACGACCACCCCGCGACCTGGGAGGAATCACATTGTCCGCTGGCCTGGGTTTAATGTATGCAAACGACTTTGTTATCCTTCCTgaacaaaaaagtaaataaataattaagcgTTGGTGTTGTTTTACTAAACATGAGTACAGGATTGAGCAGTTGCTATAGCTGTCTGAGTGTCTGTGCTGTCATTTGTGTATTCGTCAGTGTGCGGGTGTGTGAGCGTCTGAGTGTGGAGCTGCTTTTCTTTGGTAAATGTACGCACCTCCTCCCAAGTAGGTCTATTGGATGTCCCTTTATTGTGGGCCAGGACAGTCATCCATCAGACACACTCTATTGATATTCAGCATATCCTTTTTAATCTCCAAAGTAATGCACCAGCTATGCATCACTGTGGCAAATAGAATGTGATGCTCGGAGAGCGCAGGGCTGTTTTTCCCCCGGACACACAACGACTTAATGTGTTTTGGCGAAAGTGATGATTAAAGTCACTCTGCAGTAAGTGGGGGGCAGGGGGAGGGGGTATTCGAAGGAGGTAGGGAGGGCAGAGATAGAAAGATAGAGGGGGAAAAGGAGAAATGCAAATATTATCACTATGCCCCCTTCCTTTCCATTCTGTGAATTTATAAAGCTTTCCCTGTAATGAAATAAGGAACGATCCAACACTACCGCACATCCTGTGCAGGGCTCTTTCCTGGTTCACCTCGGCCTAGCAACTCTGTGGCAGTCTTCGACCAATGCACTGGCTTTATTTTGACTACATTGGCATTTGTTAATTTTCTGCCTATGCAGTGTTACCCTAGGTAATCAATATCATTGAACAAATTTGAAGATTTGTCAACTCTTATAAACTGTGTGCTAATGTAACACAGAGGTGGAATTTGGAAATGTGTCCTCAATGAGTTAAAACTTGACTAATCTGACTAACTATTTGATGGTAGTGCTACCTCAAGGTTGCAAAAGGAAAGGTGTCGTCTCATATCTGGTTTGAGGCTGCAACAACTTTACAGAAAGACAATTACACCATCTTCCAGAGCCTTTGTGTCCTACACTAGTGAACTGCATGCTGATTAGTTCAGTCAGCAAGCTAAAAAATTGGTGCTATCTTCTCTTTGCAGACTTGCCCTATCATGTTGCCCTTATCCAGTGATCTCCCAGACTCCCAGTAATTAAGTGCAAGTGTATATTTTCTCATTCTAGATGTAACGTAACACCAAGGATTCAAATAGAAAGACTCCTCTAATTATGCCATGGTTTGGTGAGGTTGTAGGGGCACATTCATGTAGATCCCAGATGTCTTATCCTATTATGGACACTAGATAGGGATGGACGAAGTAATGGAAACACCACACCGAAAAAGAGCTTCACTTTGAAGCAATTAAATCACCATTACTTGAATATAGCTACAAAGGAGAGTCTATTAGGTTGATTGCTAATTACAAAACATGTCAGGTATAAAAAAAGGTCTGACAGTTAGCATTTTGATATGAGAGGTTTCGAAGGCAACGTGTGGCAACTAACAGGCTTTTAAAGCCTGTAGTCTGTACGTGAATTGCTGGTGCATCCATGTCAAAAATTGCTAAATTATTTGTTTGTCAGGGAAGACAGGATCAAAAATAATGATAGCATATCCCGAACAGTAAAAATGCATTGGCAAAGACAAACAGAAGTCGCAACTCAGTGCTCTCTGACAATCAAAAACATATAaagtacagcatcaaaaatggaAGGCTATACGAATCAGTATTTCTGAAAAGGCATCAGATGGTGAAAGCATTGTTCACTTGTGATGGTCCATAATTACAGGATTATAATGTCTTCATGCACACTACTGAAATTCAAGTGTAATTTCATGGCTGCCAGGATAAAGTCACCTTCCATGGCCAATCACCAAATCAGAACATctttgaatttttatttaaatttctgGAGCACAAAGGGTAGATTCCACCCCCTTCATTATGAATTGGAGAGGTCGGTTCCTTCAGCATTCCAACAAGAACTGCTTGTGAAATAACTCATATTAGGTCCTTGATGTTTCTGTACTGTTTGGTGTCCACTCTTTATTTGCTTTTGTCTAGCATTGTTGATGTTCCATTAAATGCACCCCCCACcccctacatttttttttctttaaatatatgCTGCCAGGTGCTTTCTCAGAGGCTGAAACTGTCCGCAGATACATGGCTTGGATGCAGCTTTTTATTCCGCTTAAATTTTGATGAGGAAAAACGTACATGTAGTGAAATGGAGAGTGCGGTTAAAAAAGATAAAGGAAGCTGACAGAGAGTGAGTTGAAAAGGACGGCACTAGGTTGcttgaaagaaaaaaagatagCCCTCACAGAACgagatggtgtgtgtgtgtttctgtgcatGAGAGAGAGAGTCTGTCAGAGTAGCTTCCCTCAGCAGAGCTGTTTGAATCAGGCCAAATGTCAAGTGGCTCTCTACAGTGTTTCTCACACGGCCCGATCAGATAGCCATCCCTCTTTCTCACTGTCTCTCTTTCCTGCCAAGGACAATGAGCCCTGTCTTCATCCGATTTCATTCCTgtctttatgttctttttgaTGTGGTCAGGAATCTGTTGTTATCCAACTGTGATTTTGATTGCTGGCCTACGCCTGCTTCAGTGCTCAGCTTCATGTGTGTgagcgtgtatgtgtgtgcgtgcgtgtgtagCACAGTGACGTACCTGAAATGATATGAAAATGAATTGAAATTGTGCCCTGGTATTTACTATGCCTGGCtatcaataatataatatacacagTTTATATTTATTGGGTATAAAGATGGGCTTGTGGATGACAGTATGGAGCTCCTGTATCCCATTCATCTATATTACAAGATCATGATTCTATTACAGTTCATTTCTGTTACATGCTGTACAAAAATCTGTATTGAGaaaattgtataatattttttGACAAGCAAATAtcagttttatttctttttttaaatgatgtatCTGCTCATCTTGTGgcctgtaaaataaaacaaaagagaaCTTGAAAAACTCGAAAGTCTTTTTCTGCCAATGTGTGTGAACAACGTGTCTGAGAAAAGAAAGATTGCAAATGATATATCTTTAAAGCTTCAATTGATTTGATTCAGACAAAAATgtgcttaaaagaaaaataagtttattcaagtgtgctattagtatacttcttttaaactaaaaaataggaaagtatactttcagtctacttttgtgctttatatacttgtcagaaatatacttaaaatgatatttaagtatacttgacttatactccaaaagtctaagtatatttgagctatacttgcgCTCTGAGAATCCGTATGCTCATTGTTATATgcgctattgcacatcttctgaacagaatttccaaaacacaagtgaagaagaaactgaaacaacagatgcttccacatgtaatgtaacacaatcgtcagacataaaataacatcaaaaccatagatatgtaaaactgtgtaacgttatggaataacatgtcgacccatgaagaggtaataatgataataaaaataactgtcaagctttggggtgttgatcaaatCCATCTACATTTcgattatcatgaatagtcttttttccgctttttgttcaaaatgtttttttttttttttaattcatgaaACTTACCCATatttaagtgtttttaaaaaacaatgcatgaagctagaaaaaatagttttgtttacaagcagataccctgttctttcttttgatgttttgtatgttcagatatgcatataacaaaatatatacaaattaacacctaaatagggacatagtagtatacttaaagtatgatctaaagttcacttaaagaaaacttacgagtatacttgctGTATAAAACtgctaaactagtagtttactgagactatacttcaaagtgtactaaatatgcataaaaagtatttaattagtaaactatcagtatacctataagttcacttttatactttcagtacaaactgaaaacatagatgtacactagttgtgtactcaaagtttacttaaaagtatacttttatgtactagaaagtgggccaatttagtcccaatgagtattgaaatagtacactttaAAGTATACTagtagtacactgatatttgtatacttgcagcacaaactaaaaacatagatgtaaactagttgtgtactcaaagtttactactgttattcttaaagtatacttaaaagtatacgtttatgtactagaaagtgggccaatttaggcCCAAGGAGTAtttaaatacacttaaaaatatattactagtacactgatatttgtatacttactacataaagtatacttaaaactatacgtgaactttacttaagtatacttaataaaataaacttttagtATACATCTTTTTAGTAAGGGTAGGAAGTTGCGACTGACAGTATTGTGTTGTATCTCTGAGTGAAACGGAACactgaatgagaaaaaaaaaagagggcaGGACTTGATTTTAGTGCAACATTGATGTGAAACTGACTTCATCATAGAAGGAATGCTATTCCTGATGGGATTCCACATTTTCcaacacattttcaggttttgaCTAAAGATGAATTGTTCACCACAATAATAGTAACGTGTGCTAACAAGCAAAcagagctatatatatatatatatacatatatatataaataaaataaaaagagccAATTTGTTTGCTGTCAGAGTACATTAAGAATTTAGAATTTTAGAGAATTTCAAAAGAAACATCTGATACAAACTATGCATTTAATGAAACACAACAGAGAATTCAATTAAGTCTCCAGAACTATAAAAGAGCGACCCTTGAGCAATAATTTTTCCTCTGGGATGCCATGGAGGTCAATGAGAATAATACTCATTATGTGTGTTTCCATGTGTGTCATGGAAATTTCAGATGGTTACAACAGGAAATGCAGTTCATATTCAGGATCAGCATTTCAAGATCTAGTGAGCTTCTGTTTCTAAGGTGGCATGAGTGATTTGAAATACTCTACATAGGCAGCACCTCCTCACACAAGTTGAATTTTTATTTCGGCAGtttgtcattagcatgttgctaagctaacaacactCTTCTAAAAATAGAATTTACATTACTTACAAAATCCATCACAAAATTTCATAATTCATTTTAGGAATACATTCTGCCTTCTCCACGAAGGATTCATGCAATGCTGCCTTAGAATTTGGCTAAGGTGACATAATTATGCTGCCTACCTTTTTGGACAGCCCTCATATTGAAAGCATATTTATGATGTAGGCAGTTCACTGAATGTGTATGCGCTAATGTAAAAGTGCATCATTTACTatgcacatgtgtgtgtgtgtgtgtgtgtgtgtgtgtgtgtgtgtgtgtgtgtgtgtgtgtgtgtgtgtgtgtgtgtgtgtgtgcgtgcgtgatAAGGCTCGTTAACACCCCTGATGCTGTTCCACAGCTGTCCTTGTCCCTGTGGAAGCAGTCTCACTGAGGGAATGCCGGCATCTGCAGTGCCATACTGTTCCACATCTTTCTCtgagcttcacacacacacacacacacacacacacacacacacacacacacacacacacacacacacacacacacacacacac of the Garra rufa chromosome 17, GarRuf1.0, whole genome shotgun sequence genome contains:
- the foxo6b gene encoding forkhead box protein O6b — translated: MLMMESSGIDAHQVELDADYEPHCRPRSCTWPLPCSEEESRALPVKVEPRNVPAACRSGGAPTEFKHPAGAPAPIAAAPACMSGAALDVAGQLRKSKSSRRNAWGNQSYADLITRAIESTPDKRLTLSQIYDWMVRFVPYFKDKGDSNSSAGWKNSIRHNLSLHTRFIRVQNEGTGKSSWWMLNPEGGKMGKGPRRRAVSMDNGTKYLKSRGRVSRKRAGAVGMGRELGGPGIQGSPEHGSPAGKGVMGVGGEEFDAWTDLHSRTSSSASTLSGCLSPILAETEPDEPEEGGLSCSASPRLYPSPTSTRSPALGTGGHCPSVELPHLADLTGAISLEEGFSQPLSLKRNGYHYGPGPKGETSYCGTVYGQPSMGMLRHHTPMQTIQENKPTSFQRALRAYSENNALESLLAGGPQYCGKDMVVGQGAASHSLMSQSNSAVHSHGHNQSHNHSQNHNHNPEHGHNHNSSQSLHNGHGVTHEQTPSHHHNPNQAHNKHHPGLDYNHHKHHRGHDYVQSHDHKLNASPNPNHMHNHLQSRQPDLSPRVNNDMLQPYNHKSPSLYGSRAHLPSTALPPNPASVLDVPQDPCRLASAPHPRHQSYPGSHLHQGMTEPWQGYYHHTSQNPNYHGNHQANHHQDPHSRLQSELEMDVHQSSLDCDVESILLNDFMDSTEGMDFNFDGSLSQGVGMGMGLGMGMGVGVFAGPQQSHNSQSWVPG